Proteins encoded by one window of Pseudonocardia alni:
- the boxB gene encoding benzoyl-CoA 2,3-epoxidase subunit BoxB: MSIDYSEKIPNNVDLAGDRKLQRALESWQPNFLTWWKTMGPAVPTQDVYLRTAVDVGKEGWAQFGHVAMEEYRWGVFLAERSDDRRIAFGENRGEPVWQQVPGEYRADLQRLIVIQGDTEPASVEQQRRLGETAPSLYDLRNLFQVNVEEGRHLWAMVYLLHAYFGRNGREEAEALLQRNSGDLDSPRILGAFNEETPDWLSFFMFTYFTDRDGKYQLGTLKESAFDPLSRTCEFMLKEEAHHMFVGTTGIDRVIQRTCELMRSHDTADIAPHGGIPLDVIQKYINFHYSVSLDLFGSEQSTNAANYFTAGLKGRWQEERRRDDHVLTEDGYGMEQVRDGGVVTDEVPALLALNLDLRNEYVKDCQSGLKRWNRILEKNGFDDRVYLPHVGFNRQVGLFSSHELTPKGDLISADVWASRQDDWLPSEADRTFVQNLMRPVYEPGKIAGWIAPPSNGINGKPFEYEYVHLA, translated from the coding sequence ATGAGCATCGACTACTCCGAGAAGATCCCCAACAACGTCGACCTCGCCGGGGACCGCAAGCTGCAGCGCGCCCTGGAGTCCTGGCAGCCCAACTTCCTCACCTGGTGGAAGACGATGGGCCCGGCCGTGCCGACCCAGGACGTCTACCTGCGCACCGCCGTCGACGTCGGCAAGGAGGGCTGGGCGCAGTTCGGCCACGTCGCGATGGAGGAGTACCGCTGGGGCGTGTTCCTCGCCGAGCGCTCCGACGACCGCCGGATCGCCTTCGGCGAGAACCGCGGCGAGCCGGTCTGGCAGCAGGTGCCCGGCGAGTACCGCGCCGACCTGCAGCGCCTGATCGTCATCCAGGGCGACACCGAGCCGGCCTCGGTCGAGCAGCAGCGCCGCCTCGGCGAGACCGCCCCCAGCCTCTACGACCTGCGCAACCTCTTCCAGGTCAACGTCGAGGAGGGCCGCCACCTCTGGGCGATGGTGTACCTGCTGCACGCCTACTTCGGCCGCAACGGCCGCGAGGAGGCCGAGGCGCTGCTGCAGCGCAACTCCGGCGACCTCGACAGCCCTCGCATCCTCGGTGCGTTCAACGAGGAGACCCCGGACTGGCTGTCGTTCTTCATGTTCACCTACTTCACCGACCGGGACGGCAAGTACCAGCTCGGCACGTTGAAGGAGTCCGCCTTCGACCCGCTCTCGCGCACCTGCGAGTTCATGTTGAAGGAGGAGGCCCACCACATGTTCGTGGGCACCACCGGTATCGACCGGGTGATCCAGCGGACCTGCGAGCTGATGCGCTCCCACGACACCGCCGACATCGCCCCGCACGGCGGCATCCCGCTGGACGTGATCCAGAAGTACATCAACTTCCACTACTCGGTCAGCCTCGACCTGTTCGGCTCCGAGCAGTCGACGAACGCGGCGAACTACTTCACCGCCGGGCTCAAGGGCCGCTGGCAGGAGGAGCGGCGTCGCGACGACCACGTGCTGACCGAGGACGGCTACGGCATGGAGCAGGTCCGCGACGGCGGCGTCGTCACCGACGAGGTCCCGGCCCTGCTGGCGCTGAACCTGGACCTGCGCAACGAGTACGTGAAGGACTGCCAGTCCGGGCTGAAGCGCTGGAACCGCATCCTGGAGAAGAACGGGTTCGACGACCGCGTCTACCTCCCGCACGTCGGGTTCAACCGGCAGGTCGGGCTGTTCTCCTCCCACGAGCTCACCCCGAAGGGCGACCTGATCTCCGCCGATGTGTGGGCGTCCCGGCAGGACGACTGGCTGCCGTCGGAGGCGGACCGGACGTTCGTGCAGAACCTGATGCGCCCGGTCTACGAGCCCGGGAAGATCGCGGGCTGGATCGCGCCGCCGTCGAACGGGATCAACGGCAAGCCCTTCGAGTACGAGTACGTCCACCTCGCCTGA
- the boxC gene encoding 2,3-epoxybenzoyl-CoA dihydrolase produces MSSADPSVDPDDGDVPPVDFDRDPSGYRHWQLALDPHDPKVAYVKLDVDEAGGLVPGYELKMNSYDLGVDIELYDITQRLRFTHPRVRAVVLTSAKDRNFCAGANIRMLAGSSHPWKVNFCKFTNETRNGIEDATAYSGQTWIAAVNGTAAGGGYEMALACERILLIDDNSSTVALPEVPLLGVLPGTGGLTRVTDKRRVRKDRADVFATRSEGFGGKQAVEWKLVDEVIPKRRWDETVAERAVEAAAASTRLPADDGIELPPLERTETADGITYPHVRAEFDRDRGLVEITVDGPGGGVPESIERVHALGADFWPLAMTRQLDDLILRLRSNEPELGTWVIRTRGDVEDALAFERVIEQHSGDDWLVNEIRHYFKRTLKRLDVTSRSLIALVEPGSCFAGALLELALACDRQYMLDGTIEGDEQGDEAQIMLTASNFGTFPMPNGPSRLASRFHGDDDHVATLRKEVGRRLTAGEALELGLVTDAPDDIDWDDEVRIMLEERASLSPDALTGMEANHRFVGPETMESRIFGRLTAWQNWIFVRPNASGPEGALRKYGTGRRADFDRKRV; encoded by the coding sequence ATGAGCAGTGCAGACCCGTCCGTCGACCCGGACGACGGAGACGTCCCGCCGGTGGACTTCGACCGCGACCCGTCGGGCTACCGGCACTGGCAGCTCGCGCTCGACCCGCACGACCCCAAGGTCGCGTACGTGAAGCTCGACGTCGACGAGGCGGGCGGCCTCGTCCCCGGCTACGAGCTGAAGATGAACTCCTACGACCTCGGCGTCGACATCGAGCTCTACGACATCACCCAGCGGCTGCGGTTCACCCATCCCCGGGTCAGGGCCGTCGTGTTGACCAGCGCCAAGGACCGCAACTTCTGCGCGGGCGCGAACATCCGGATGCTCGCCGGGTCCTCGCACCCGTGGAAGGTGAACTTCTGCAAGTTCACCAACGAGACCCGCAACGGCATCGAGGACGCGACCGCGTACTCCGGCCAGACCTGGATCGCCGCCGTCAACGGCACGGCCGCCGGCGGCGGCTACGAGATGGCGCTGGCCTGCGAGCGGATCCTGCTGATCGACGACAATTCCTCCACCGTCGCACTGCCCGAGGTCCCGCTGCTCGGCGTGCTGCCCGGCACCGGCGGCCTCACCCGCGTCACCGACAAGCGCCGCGTCCGCAAGGACCGCGCCGACGTGTTCGCCACGAGGTCCGAGGGCTTCGGCGGGAAGCAGGCCGTCGAGTGGAAGCTCGTCGACGAGGTGATCCCCAAGCGCCGCTGGGACGAGACCGTGGCCGAGCGGGCCGTCGAGGCCGCGGCGGCGTCGACGCGGCTGCCCGCGGACGACGGGATCGAGCTGCCCCCGCTGGAGCGCACCGAGACCGCCGACGGCATCACCTACCCGCACGTGCGCGCGGAGTTCGACCGTGACCGGGGCCTGGTGGAGATCACCGTCGACGGGCCGGGGGGCGGTGTCCCGGAGAGCATCGAGCGCGTGCACGCCCTCGGCGCGGACTTCTGGCCGCTGGCCATGACCCGCCAGCTCGACGACCTGATCCTGCGGCTGCGCAGCAACGAACCCGAGCTGGGCACCTGGGTGATCCGCACCCGGGGCGACGTCGAGGACGCGCTGGCCTTCGAGCGCGTCATCGAGCAGCACTCGGGCGACGACTGGCTGGTCAACGAGATCCGGCACTATTTCAAGCGCACGCTCAAGCGCCTGGACGTCACCAGCCGCAGCCTGATCGCGCTGGTCGAGCCGGGCTCCTGCTTCGCCGGTGCGCTGCTGGAGCTGGCCCTGGCGTGTGACCGCCAGTACATGCTCGACGGCACGATCGAGGGCGACGAGCAGGGCGACGAGGCCCAGATCATGCTCACGGCGTCGAACTTCGGCACCTTCCCGATGCCCAACGGGCCGTCCCGGCTCGCGAGCCGCTTCCACGGCGACGACGACCACGTCGCCACGCTCCGCAAGGAGGTGGGGCGCCGCCTCACCGCGGGCGAGGCGCTGGAGCTGGGCCTGGTCACCGACGCCCCGGACGACATCGACTGGGACGACGAGGTCCGCATCATGCTCGAGGAGCGGGCCTCGCTCTCGCCGGACGCGCTGACCGGGATGGAGGCCAACCACCGGTTCGTCGGGCCGGAGACGATGGAGAGCCGCATCTTCGGCCGGCTCACCGCCTGGCAGAACTGGATCTTCGTGCGCCCGAACGCCTCCGGGCCGGAGGGCGCACTGCGCAAGTACGGGACGGGCCGCAGGGCCGACTTCGACCGCAAGCGGGTGTGA
- a CDS encoding GNAT family N-acetyltransferase gives MDTWDWIPETPATWDDRKGRVLDGLDPALFGLGRPGDGDPLGDEWWRVEDTDGTAVAYGRLDGSWGDAEILVLVAPAARHSGVGSFVLERLEAEAGRRRLNYLYNVVPHGHPDPEPVTAWLTARGFARNDVGELRKQVPAALVQNQG, from the coding sequence GTGGACACGTGGGACTGGATCCCGGAGACCCCCGCGACCTGGGACGACCGGAAGGGCCGGGTGCTCGACGGTCTCGACCCCGCGCTGTTCGGCCTCGGCCGTCCCGGCGACGGCGACCCGCTCGGCGACGAGTGGTGGCGCGTCGAGGACACCGACGGCACGGCCGTCGCCTACGGCCGGCTCGACGGCAGCTGGGGTGACGCCGAGATCCTGGTCCTCGTCGCCCCCGCGGCCCGGCACTCCGGCGTCGGCTCGTTCGTGCTGGAGCGGTTGGAGGCCGAGGCGGGCCGGCGGCGGCTGAACTACCTCTACAACGTCGTGCCGCACGGCCACCCCGACCCCGAGCCGGTGACCGCCTGGCTCACCGCACGCGGCTTCGCCCGCAACGACGTCGGCGAGCTGCGCAAGCAGGTCCCGGCCGCGCTGGTGCAGAACCAGGGCTGA
- a CDS encoding benzoate-CoA ligase family protein has protein sequence MADVVSVDNVDPAHTTVPVPRSAQQAPAAFNAAAHLTAARVEAGDGHRTAVRFPGGSLTYAALTDRVRLVAGALRRAGVRPEQRVLLVMPDDVELFTAILATLWAGAVAVPCSTMLTGRELAVLVRDSRATTVIGGETFAEHLTEAVAGAPDLERVVLTGADPLVAGVTSLTWDALLDGADPLPEPHPTWGESQALWLYTSGTTGKPKGAMHRHDDIRFVADTYGRQVLGIHRDDVCLSVAKLFFAYGIGNSMFFPLSVGACTVLEPSRPNPEHYSRLAEQHGATLFFAVPSFWGPMIAAELPRERFATVRRGASAGEALPARMFHGVLGRYGFEVLDGIGSTEALHIFISNRPGEVVPGSSGFPVPGYEVELRRPDGSVIDGPGEQGMLYVAGDSVCTGYWCRTEINRAVFQGRWMRTGDQYVRGEDGSWTCLGRADDVLKVGGIWVSPGEVETRLLEHPGLAEAVVVGIPDDDGLDKPVAFVVPRDPAAAPSEAELVAFCREGLASFKRPRAVVTVDELPKTPTGKIQRYRLRAHAAALPGATGHPGDPETVV, from the coding sequence ATGGCCGATGTCGTCAGCGTCGACAACGTCGATCCCGCCCACACCACCGTGCCCGTCCCCCGCAGCGCGCAGCAGGCGCCGGCGGCGTTCAACGCCGCCGCGCACCTCACCGCCGCGCGGGTCGAGGCCGGGGACGGACACCGCACCGCCGTCCGGTTCCCCGGTGGCTCGCTCACCTACGCCGCACTGACCGACCGGGTACGGCTCGTCGCCGGGGCCCTGCGCCGGGCCGGCGTGCGGCCCGAGCAGCGCGTGCTGCTCGTGATGCCCGACGACGTCGAGCTGTTCACCGCGATCCTCGCGACCCTGTGGGCCGGCGCGGTCGCCGTGCCGTGTTCGACGATGCTGACCGGACGCGAGCTCGCCGTGCTCGTCCGGGACTCGCGGGCGACCACCGTGATCGGCGGCGAGACGTTCGCCGAGCACCTCACCGAGGCCGTCGCGGGGGCGCCCGACCTGGAGCGCGTCGTACTGACCGGGGCCGACCCGCTGGTCGCCGGGGTCACCTCCCTGACCTGGGACGCCCTGCTCGACGGCGCCGACCCGCTGCCCGAGCCGCACCCGACCTGGGGGGAGTCCCAGGCGCTCTGGCTCTACACCTCGGGCACGACCGGCAAGCCCAAGGGCGCCATGCACCGCCACGACGACATCCGGTTCGTCGCCGACACCTACGGCCGCCAGGTCCTCGGAATCCACCGCGACGACGTCTGCCTGTCGGTCGCGAAGCTGTTCTTCGCCTACGGCATCGGCAACTCGATGTTCTTCCCGCTCTCGGTCGGCGCCTGCACCGTCCTGGAACCGTCCCGGCCGAACCCCGAGCACTACTCCCGCCTCGCCGAGCAGCACGGCGCGACGCTGTTCTTCGCCGTCCCCAGCTTCTGGGGCCCGATGATCGCCGCCGAGCTGCCGCGCGAGCGGTTCGCCACCGTGCGCCGCGGCGCGTCGGCGGGCGAGGCGCTGCCCGCGCGGATGTTCCACGGCGTCCTCGGCCGCTACGGCTTCGAGGTCCTGGACGGGATCGGCTCCACCGAGGCACTGCACATCTTCATCTCCAACCGGCCGGGCGAGGTCGTGCCGGGGAGCTCCGGCTTCCCGGTCCCCGGCTACGAGGTGGAGCTGCGACGGCCGGACGGCAGCGTCATCGACGGCCCCGGCGAGCAGGGCATGCTCTACGTCGCGGGCGACTCGGTGTGCACCGGCTACTGGTGCCGTACGGAGATCAACCGCGCGGTGTTCCAGGGCCGCTGGATGCGCACCGGAGACCAGTACGTCCGCGGCGAGGACGGGTCGTGGACCTGCCTGGGCCGGGCCGACGACGTCCTCAAGGTCGGGGGTATCTGGGTCTCCCCCGGCGAGGTCGAGACCCGCCTGCTGGAGCATCCGGGGCTCGCGGAGGCGGTCGTCGTCGGGATCCCGGACGACGACGGGCTGGACAAGCCGGTCGCGTTCGTCGTGCCCCGCGACCCGGCGGCGGCGCCGTCGGAGGCCGAGCTGGTCGCGTTCTGCCGCGAGGGGCTGGCCTCGTTCAAGCGGCCGCGCGCCGTGGTCACCGTCGACGAGCTGCCCAAGACCCCCACCGGGAAGATCCAGCGCTACCGGCTGCGCGCGCACGCCGCCGCGCTGCCGGGGGCCACGGGGCACCCCGGCGATCCGGAGACGGTGGTCTGA
- a CDS encoding PIG-L family deacetylase → MGTLVSFHAHPDDESIGTAGTLAKAAALGHRVVLVFATRGELGEPVPGVLAEGEQLPVRRSAECHASARALGVARVEFLGYVDSGMMGEPSNDAPYCFWQAPVEHAAKRLALILEEEEADVLTTYDDNGGYGHPDHIQVHRVGARAGELAGVPVVAQNTTNRDWLLRGMKGLRADGGADFSLDIPDDPSFGKPESEITHRVEAVEYAETKRASMRAHASQMGPDHFMLTMPDPVFAMGLGTEFYIVDAQPNPATAPEIWTEVFEPLR, encoded by the coding sequence GTGGGGACCCTCGTCAGCTTCCATGCCCATCCCGACGACGAGTCGATCGGCACCGCCGGCACGCTCGCCAAGGCCGCCGCGCTCGGCCACCGCGTCGTCCTCGTCTTCGCCACCCGTGGCGAGCTGGGGGAGCCGGTACCCGGCGTCCTGGCCGAAGGGGAGCAGCTGCCGGTCCGCCGCTCCGCGGAGTGCCACGCCTCGGCCCGCGCCCTCGGCGTCGCCCGCGTGGAGTTCCTCGGCTACGTCGACTCCGGGATGATGGGCGAGCCCAGCAACGACGCCCCCTACTGCTTCTGGCAGGCCCCGGTGGAGCATGCGGCCAAGAGGCTCGCGCTGATCCTCGAGGAGGAGGAGGCCGACGTCCTCACCACCTACGACGACAACGGCGGCTACGGCCACCCCGACCACATCCAGGTGCACCGGGTGGGCGCCCGCGCGGGCGAGCTCGCCGGGGTGCCGGTCGTCGCGCAGAACACCACCAACCGGGACTGGCTGCTGCGCGGGATGAAGGGGCTGCGCGCCGACGGCGGCGCCGACTTCTCCCTCGACATCCCCGACGACCCGTCGTTCGGCAAGCCCGAGTCCGAGATCACCCACCGGGTCGAGGCCGTCGAGTACGCCGAGACCAAGCGGGCCTCGATGCGGGCGCACGCCAGCCAGATGGGCCCCGACCACTTCATGCTGACGATGCCGGACCCGGTGTTCGCGATGGGGCTGGGCACCGAGTTCTACATCGTCGACGCGCAGCCCAACCCGGCCACCGCGCCCGAGATCTGGACCGAGGTCTTCGAGCCGCTCAGGTGA